A stretch of DNA from Vibrio gallaecicus:
CCATACAACACCCAAGGGGTTTTGTGGACTCATAGAAATACCAGACCTTGAATGAGTTTGAAGAGAACAAAAACAGCTTTCCAGATTATTTTGCCTTCAGTTTTTAAAACTGAAAGTAAAAGCAAAATTTGCTTGGCGACCATAGCATTGTGGACCCACCTGATCCCATGCCGAACTCAGAAGTGAAACACAATAGCGCCGATGGTAGTGTGGGGCTTCCCCATGTGAGAGTAGGACATCGCCAGGCTTTAAATTATAATCTTTAGGTTGACCAACCTGGAGATATGGACGCTCACTTAGTGAGTTGACCACTGCGGAGTGGTAGTTCAGTTGGTTAGAATACCGGCCTGTCACGCCGGGGGTCGCGGGTTCGAGTCCCGTCCACTCCGCCACTATTTGAAAAGCCCTAGTCTTACGACTAGGGCTTTTTTACGTTTAAGGTATTAGTAGTTGAATTCATAATTTTTCTAACGGCACTTTTGCTCTTCAAACAATTTTCTAGGTAGAGTTGATAGCTCTTAGAGGCTTACTAGCTATGAAAGATATATTTTGTACATATACTCGGTTGCGAATTTCTCAGAACTTAATACTCCGTCTAAATTTACCCATCAAAACGATAGAATTAATTAAGCGCACTTATATATATCATGTTTGGCGCTCACTTATTTAAAAAACAGGTACAGTAAAGTTATGGACTTTCATGTGACTCAAGTTTCGATCGAAGAATTCTTTACCATTAATTGTAGCTGTAGATCTTCTGGATATTAGAGGGATATAACGCAGATATTTTGTTTTTAAACGATGAATATCTGTTTAGCTGATGGAGTTTAACTGTAAGGTTATATGTAATATAGCAGCTTATAGCTGCTATATTTGCGGTTATCTTACGTTACTCTCTTTCGGCAAGTTTTGCTTTTTCTATCATAGGAGTGATTGTTGAGCCTTGAATCAAAATAGAAAAAACAACAACTGAGTAGGTCATCACAAGAATAATCTCTTTTACATCGATGAGTTTATCAGGAATAACAAGGACTCCTGATGGTATCGATAATGCCATTGCAAGAGCTAATCCACCCCGTAACCCGCCCCATGTCAGTATCTTTACCGCCCAAGGGTTATACTCTCTGTAGCGTTTAAACCCTAAGTATGAAATGTAGACACTTAGGTAACGTGCTCCTAAGACTAACGGAATTGAAAAAGCCATTAATATCCAGTCTTCTTTATGAAAATCAAAAAGCAGCATAGACATACCGATAAGTAAGAATAGGACACCATTTAGGAATTCATCGATGAGCTCCCAGAAATGATCTAAGTGTTCTTCGCTTTCTTTAGAGAAGCCAATAAAGCGTGTCCAATTTCCTATCATAATGCCAGATACGACCATGGAAAGAGGACCTGACACATGTATAACGTCTGCAAACACGTACCCAGCAGTTGGAATTCCTATTGTCAGTAACAGTTCCATTGAATGGTCATCAGTTGCACTGATTAGGTAATGGAATAGGAGACCCAATGCGAAGCCATAAACAATGCCACCAATTGCTTCTTGTGCGAATAACATACTGACACTGCCTACTGTTGGTGTTTCTGTGCCAAAGGCTATGGTGAAAATAGTCACGAAGATCACTAAACCGAATCCATCATTGAATAATGATTCTCCTTCAATTTGAGTTGAAATACGTTTGGGCGCATCCAACTTTTTGACAATGGCGAGAACGGCAATCGGATCGGTTGGCGATATTAATGAACCAAACAATAGGCAGTATATAAAATCAAATTCAATTCCTATGAGATGACAAAATCCGTATAGGACTCCGCCAATGAAAAATGTAGAAAAGAGTGTTGCCCCTAAAGCAAGCACTGTAATTTCCCATTTTTGATCTTTTAGGTTTGGAAGCTTAATGCCTAATCCACCGGCAAAAAGTAAAAAACCTAGAATCCCCTTAAGTAAGAAGTCTTCGAAATTAATACTTGCTACTGTTTCTGAGGCGAGTTGGGATAGTTGAAACCAATCGTTTTGCCCTGCAATTAAAATCAGTAGCGACAGCATCATTGATCCTGCTGTAATTGCGATAGTTGTTTGCATCTTACCTATTTTGCTATTTATAAATGCTATGAGCATTGCTGCTGCAGAA
This window harbors:
- a CDS encoding cation:proton antiporter, which translates into the protein MSVYYTLCFLSAAAMLIAFINSKIGKMQTTIAITAGSMMLSLLILIAGQNDWFQLSQLASETVASINFEDFLLKGILGFLLFAGGLGIKLPNLKDQKWEITVLALGATLFSTFFIGGVLYGFCHLIGIEFDFIYCLLFGSLISPTDPIAVLAIVKKLDAPKRISTQIEGESLFNDGFGLVIFVTIFTIAFGTETPTVGSVSMLFAQEAIGGIVYGFALGLLFHYLISATDDHSMELLLTIGIPTAGYVFADVIHVSGPLSMVVSGIMIGNWTRFIGFSKESEEHLDHFWELIDEFLNGVLFLLIGMSMLLFDFHKEDWILMAFSIPLVLGARYLSVYISYLGFKRYREYNPWAVKILTWGGLRGGLALAMALSIPSGVLVIPDKLIDVKEIILVMTYSVVVFSILIQGSTITPMIEKAKLAERE